In one window of Tursiops truncatus isolate mTurTru1 chromosome 5, mTurTru1.mat.Y, whole genome shotgun sequence DNA:
- the COX7B2 gene encoding cytochrome c oxidase subunit 7B2, mitochondrial, whose protein sequence is MMFPLVRNALSSLRIRSIQQMRARQSHSKHSPDFHDKYGDIILAGGTAFCVVVWVFTATQVGIKWNPSPVGRTTPKEWNDE, encoded by the coding sequence ATGATGTTTCCCTTGGTCAGAAATGCACTAAGTAGCCTCAGGATTCGAAGCATTCAGCAAATGAGGGCAAGACAGAGCCACTCAAAACACTCACCAGATTTTCATGACAAATATGGTGATATTATACTAGCCGGTGGAACCGCTTTCTGTGTTGTTGTGTGGGTGTTTACAGCCACACAGGTTGGAATAAAATGGAACCCCTCCCCTGTTGGCAGAACCACCCCAAAAGAGTGGAATGATGAGTAA